In Meriones unguiculatus strain TT.TT164.6M chromosome 17, Bangor_MerUng_6.1, whole genome shotgun sequence, a single window of DNA contains:
- the Zbtb20 gene encoding zinc finger and BTB domain-containing protein 20 isoform X1 yields the protein MLERKKPKTAENQKASEENEITQPGGSSAKPGLPCLNFEAVLSPDPALIHSTHSLTNSHAHTGSSDCDVSCKGMTERIHSINLHNFSNSVLETLNEQRNRGHFCDVTVRIHGSMLRAHRCVLAAGSPFFQDKLLLGYSDIEIPSVVSVQSVQKLIDFMYSGVLRVSQSEALQILTAASILQIKTVIDECTRIVSQNVGDVFPGIQDSGQDTPRGTPESGTSGQSSDTESGYLQSHPQHSVDRIYSALYACSMQNGSGERSFYSGAVVSHHETALGLPRDHHMEDPSWITRIHERSQQMERYLSTTPETTHCRKQPRPVRIQTLVGNIHIKQEMEDDYDYYGQQRVQILERNESEECTEDTDQAEGTESEPKGESFDSGVSSSIGTEPDSVEQQFGAGATRDSQAEPAQPEQAAEAPPEGSAQPTQLETGASSPERSNEVEMDNTVITVSSSSDKGVLQQPSVNTSIGQPLPSTQLYLRQTETLTSNLRMPLTLTSNTQVIGTAGNTYLPALFTTQPAGSGPKPFLFSLPQPLTGQQTQFVTVSQPGLSTFTAQLPAPQPLASSAGHSTASGQGEKKPYECTLCNKTFTAKQNYVKHMFVHTGEKPHQCSICWRSFSLKDYLIKHMVTHTGVRAYQCSICNKRFTQKSSLNVHMRLHRGEKSYECYICKKKFSHKTLLERHVALHSASNGTPPAGTPPGARAGPPGVVACPEGTTYVCSVCPAKFDQIEQFNDHMRMHVSDG from the exons GTGACGTCAGTTGCAAGGGGATGACCGAGCGCATTCACAGCATCAACCTTCACAACTTCAGCAATTCCGTGCTCGAGACCCTCAACGAGCAGCGCAACCGTGGCCACTTCTGTGACGTGACGGTTCGCATCCACGGGAGCATGCTGCGCGCGCACCGCTGCGTGCTGGCAGCCGGCAGCCCCTTCTTCCAAGACAAGCTGCTGCTGGGCTACAGTGACATCGAAATCCCGTCGGTGGTGTCTGTACAGTCGGTGCAGAAGCTCATTGACTTTATGTACAGCGGTGTGCTGCGAGTCTCCCAGTCAGAAGCTCTGCAGATCCTCACAGCCGCCAGCATCCTGCAAATCAAGACAGTCATAGACGAGTGCACACGCATCGTGTCACAAAACGTGGGCGATGTGTTCCCGGGCATCCAGGATTCTGGCCAGGACACACCAAGAGGCACACCAGAGTCAGGCACATCTGGCCAGAGCAGTGACACAGAATCAGGCTACCTGCAGAGCCATCCTCAACACAGCGTGGACCGAATCTACTCGGCGCTCTACGCCTGCTCCATGCAGAATGGCAGCGGCGAGCGCTCCTTCTACAGCGGTGCAGTGGTCAGCCACCACGAAACTGCGCTTGGCCTGCCCCGTGACCACCACATGGAAGACCCCAGCTGGATCACGCGCATCCACGAGCGCTCCCAGCAGATGGAACGCTACCTGTCCACCACCCCCGAGACCACTCACTGCCGCAAGCAGCCCCGGCCCGTGCGCATCCAGACCCTGGTGGGTAACATCCACATCAAGCAGGAGATGGAGGACGACTATGACTACTACGGGCAGCAGAGGGTGCAGATCCTCGAGCGCAATGAATCCGAGGAGTGCACTGAAGACACTGACCAGGCGGAGGGCACAGAGAGCGAGCCCAAAGGCGAGAGCTTTGACTCTGGGGTCAGCTCCTCCATTGGCACCGAACCTGACTCGGTGGAGCAGCAGTTTGGGGCAGGAGCCACAAGGGACAGTCAGGCAGAACCCGCCCAGCCTGAGCAGGCAGCAGAAGCCCCACCTGAGGGCAGTGCCCAGCCAACCCAACTAGAAACAGGTGCCTCCTCTCCCGAGAGAAGCAACGAGGTAGAGATGGACAACACAGTCATCACTGTCAGCAGCAGCTCTGATAAGGGTGTCCTACAACAGCCTTCAGTCAACACATCCATTGGGCAACCATTGCCAAGTACCCAGCTCTATTTACGCCAGACAGAAACCCTCACCAGCAACCTGAGGATGCCTCTGACCTTGACCAGCAACACACAGGTCATTGGCACAGCTGGCAACACCTACCTGCCAGCCCTCTTCACTACCCAGCCCGCGGGCAGTGGCCCCAAGCCTTTTCTCTTCAGCCTGCCACAGCCCCTGACAGGCCAGCAGACCCAGTTTGTGACAGTGTCCCAGCCTGGCCTGTCCACCTTTACTGCACAGCTGCCAGCGCCACAGCCCCTGGCATCATCGGCAGGCCACAGCACAGCCAGTGGGCAAGGCGAAAAGAAGCCTTATGAGTGCACTCTCTGCAACAAGACTTTCACAGCCAAACAGAACTACGTGAAGCACATGTTCGTCCATACAG GTGAGAAGCCCCACCAATGCAGCATCTGCTGGCGCTCCTTCTCCTTGAAGGATTACCTTATCAAGCACATGGTGACACACACGGGAGTGAGAGCCTACCAGTGTAGCATCTGCAACAAGCGCTTCACCCAGAAGAGTTCCCTCAACGTGCACATGCGCCTGCACCGCGGGGAGAAGTCCTATGAGTGCTACATCTGCAAAAAGAAGTTCTCCCACAAGACCCTGCTGGAGCGGCACGTGGCCCTGCACAGCGCCAGCAACGGGACCCCTCCCGCAGGCACGCCCCCGGGCGCCCGCGCAGGCCCACCAGGCGTGGTGGCCTGCCCAGAGGGGACCACTTACGTCTGCTCCGTCTGCCCAGCAAAGTTTGACCAAATAGAGCAGTTCAACGACCACATGAGGATGCATGTGTCTGACGGATAA
- the Zbtb20 gene encoding zinc finger and BTB domain-containing protein 20 isoform X2 has protein sequence MTERIHSINLHNFSNSVLETLNEQRNRGHFCDVTVRIHGSMLRAHRCVLAAGSPFFQDKLLLGYSDIEIPSVVSVQSVQKLIDFMYSGVLRVSQSEALQILTAASILQIKTVIDECTRIVSQNVGDVFPGIQDSGQDTPRGTPESGTSGQSSDTESGYLQSHPQHSVDRIYSALYACSMQNGSGERSFYSGAVVSHHETALGLPRDHHMEDPSWITRIHERSQQMERYLSTTPETTHCRKQPRPVRIQTLVGNIHIKQEMEDDYDYYGQQRVQILERNESEECTEDTDQAEGTESEPKGESFDSGVSSSIGTEPDSVEQQFGAGATRDSQAEPAQPEQAAEAPPEGSAQPTQLETGASSPERSNEVEMDNTVITVSSSSDKGVLQQPSVNTSIGQPLPSTQLYLRQTETLTSNLRMPLTLTSNTQVIGTAGNTYLPALFTTQPAGSGPKPFLFSLPQPLTGQQTQFVTVSQPGLSTFTAQLPAPQPLASSAGHSTASGQGEKKPYECTLCNKTFTAKQNYVKHMFVHTGEKPHQCSICWRSFSLKDYLIKHMVTHTGVRAYQCSICNKRFTQKSSLNVHMRLHRGEKSYECYICKKKFSHKTLLERHVALHSASNGTPPAGTPPGARAGPPGVVACPEGTTYVCSVCPAKFDQIEQFNDHMRMHVSDG, from the exons ATGACCGAGCGCATTCACAGCATCAACCTTCACAACTTCAGCAATTCCGTGCTCGAGACCCTCAACGAGCAGCGCAACCGTGGCCACTTCTGTGACGTGACGGTTCGCATCCACGGGAGCATGCTGCGCGCGCACCGCTGCGTGCTGGCAGCCGGCAGCCCCTTCTTCCAAGACAAGCTGCTGCTGGGCTACAGTGACATCGAAATCCCGTCGGTGGTGTCTGTACAGTCGGTGCAGAAGCTCATTGACTTTATGTACAGCGGTGTGCTGCGAGTCTCCCAGTCAGAAGCTCTGCAGATCCTCACAGCCGCCAGCATCCTGCAAATCAAGACAGTCATAGACGAGTGCACACGCATCGTGTCACAAAACGTGGGCGATGTGTTCCCGGGCATCCAGGATTCTGGCCAGGACACACCAAGAGGCACACCAGAGTCAGGCACATCTGGCCAGAGCAGTGACACAGAATCAGGCTACCTGCAGAGCCATCCTCAACACAGCGTGGACCGAATCTACTCGGCGCTCTACGCCTGCTCCATGCAGAATGGCAGCGGCGAGCGCTCCTTCTACAGCGGTGCAGTGGTCAGCCACCACGAAACTGCGCTTGGCCTGCCCCGTGACCACCACATGGAAGACCCCAGCTGGATCACGCGCATCCACGAGCGCTCCCAGCAGATGGAACGCTACCTGTCCACCACCCCCGAGACCACTCACTGCCGCAAGCAGCCCCGGCCCGTGCGCATCCAGACCCTGGTGGGTAACATCCACATCAAGCAGGAGATGGAGGACGACTATGACTACTACGGGCAGCAGAGGGTGCAGATCCTCGAGCGCAATGAATCCGAGGAGTGCACTGAAGACACTGACCAGGCGGAGGGCACAGAGAGCGAGCCCAAAGGCGAGAGCTTTGACTCTGGGGTCAGCTCCTCCATTGGCACCGAACCTGACTCGGTGGAGCAGCAGTTTGGGGCAGGAGCCACAAGGGACAGTCAGGCAGAACCCGCCCAGCCTGAGCAGGCAGCAGAAGCCCCACCTGAGGGCAGTGCCCAGCCAACCCAACTAGAAACAGGTGCCTCCTCTCCCGAGAGAAGCAACGAGGTAGAGATGGACAACACAGTCATCACTGTCAGCAGCAGCTCTGATAAGGGTGTCCTACAACAGCCTTCAGTCAACACATCCATTGGGCAACCATTGCCAAGTACCCAGCTCTATTTACGCCAGACAGAAACCCTCACCAGCAACCTGAGGATGCCTCTGACCTTGACCAGCAACACACAGGTCATTGGCACAGCTGGCAACACCTACCTGCCAGCCCTCTTCACTACCCAGCCCGCGGGCAGTGGCCCCAAGCCTTTTCTCTTCAGCCTGCCACAGCCCCTGACAGGCCAGCAGACCCAGTTTGTGACAGTGTCCCAGCCTGGCCTGTCCACCTTTACTGCACAGCTGCCAGCGCCACAGCCCCTGGCATCATCGGCAGGCCACAGCACAGCCAGTGGGCAAGGCGAAAAGAAGCCTTATGAGTGCACTCTCTGCAACAAGACTTTCACAGCCAAACAGAACTACGTGAAGCACATGTTCGTCCATACAG GTGAGAAGCCCCACCAATGCAGCATCTGCTGGCGCTCCTTCTCCTTGAAGGATTACCTTATCAAGCACATGGTGACACACACGGGAGTGAGAGCCTACCAGTGTAGCATCTGCAACAAGCGCTTCACCCAGAAGAGTTCCCTCAACGTGCACATGCGCCTGCACCGCGGGGAGAAGTCCTATGAGTGCTACATCTGCAAAAAGAAGTTCTCCCACAAGACCCTGCTGGAGCGGCACGTGGCCCTGCACAGCGCCAGCAACGGGACCCCTCCCGCAGGCACGCCCCCGGGCGCCCGCGCAGGCCCACCAGGCGTGGTGGCCTGCCCAGAGGGGACCACTTACGTCTGCTCCGTCTGCCCAGCAAAGTTTGACCAAATAGAGCAGTTCAACGACCACATGAGGATGCATGTGTCTGACGGATAA